The Phycisphaeraceae bacterium genome has a window encoding:
- the rplO gene encoding 50S ribosomal protein L15: protein MMIHEITEQVGRKKPRKRVGRGEASGLGKTSGRGHKGAKSRSGWTYRPHFEGGQMELFRRLPKRGFTNAPFRKEFAVVNLHVLEKHFKAGDVVDAAALFKARLIRDAAEPVKVLGEGDLTKKLTVTAARFSASARDKIEKAGGTATVLERRPAATGEKAAG, encoded by the coding sequence ATGATGATTCACGAGATTACCGAACAGGTCGGCCGCAAGAAGCCCCGCAAGCGCGTGGGTCGCGGCGAGGCCAGCGGCCTGGGCAAGACCTCCGGTCGCGGGCACAAGGGCGCCAAGTCACGCTCCGGCTGGACCTATCGCCCCCACTTCGAGGGTGGGCAGATGGAGCTCTTCCGTCGGCTGCCCAAGCGCGGGTTCACCAATGCGCCATTCCGCAAGGAGTTCGCGGTGGTGAATCTCCACGTTCTGGAGAAGCACTTCAAGGCGGGCGACGTGGTGGACGCCGCCGCGCTTTTCAAGGCGCGCCTGATCCGTGACGCCGCCGAGCCGGTCAAGGTGCTTGGCGAGGGCGACCTGACCAAGAAGCTGACGGTGACGGCGGCGAGGTTCTCAGCCAGCGCTCGCGACAAGATCGAGAAGGCCGGCGGCACCGCCACGGTGCTGGAGCGTCGCCCGGCGGCGACCGGCGAGAAGGCCGCCGGCTGA
- the secY gene encoding preprotein translocase subunit SecY: MLQAFLNIFKIADLRKKVLFTLAMLVVYRVGFFVPLPGVDQTALAEAAANARESGSAFGAFLNYTSIFTGGDFGQSTIFGLGIMPYITAAIIFQLFQSAIPALQRLKQEGATGQQKIQEWTRYATVGLCLIQGFMWMQYLRATGLLNAEMISTRGGVLIVFLAGLTGLTAGSMFLMWLGEQIDKYGIGNGVSLILTAGIISRMPDAILYLANRWDPANAADESAIGLGEVLFLAAAFVGVVAGAVLLTVAQRRIPIQQAKHTRGRRVFGGQKHYLPLRVNHAGVMPIIFASSLMVIPSVAFGMLAGQASGSGAPGWWQWLTGLLASSFEMGSFPYILCQIILIYVFSYLWTTIQFSPEDMAKQLKDHGSFIPGLRPGPRTAEYLESVMERITYVGAGFLAIIAIIPELVSTRMNIPFNVASFLGGTGLLIVVAVGLDLVQRIEANLLMRNYQGFLGTGGKVRGRRG, from the coding sequence ATGCTGCAGGCATTCCTCAACATCTTCAAGATTGCCGATCTTCGCAAGAAGGTGCTGTTCACCCTGGCGATGCTGGTGGTGTACCGCGTCGGCTTCTTCGTACCCCTCCCCGGCGTCGATCAGACGGCGCTGGCGGAGGCGGCGGCCAACGCGCGGGAGTCCGGGTCCGCCTTCGGGGCGTTCCTCAACTACACATCCATCTTCACCGGGGGCGATTTCGGACAGTCCACCATCTTCGGGCTGGGCATCATGCCGTACATCACGGCGGCCATCATTTTCCAGCTCTTCCAGAGCGCCATCCCGGCGCTGCAGCGGCTGAAGCAGGAGGGGGCGACGGGGCAGCAGAAGATCCAGGAATGGACGCGCTACGCCACCGTGGGGCTGTGCCTGATCCAGGGGTTCATGTGGATGCAGTATCTGCGGGCCACCGGCCTGCTCAACGCCGAGATGATCAGCACCCGGGGAGGCGTTCTCATCGTCTTTCTGGCCGGGCTGACGGGTCTGACCGCCGGCAGCATGTTCCTGATGTGGCTGGGTGAGCAGATCGACAAGTACGGCATCGGCAACGGCGTGTCGCTGATTCTCACCGCGGGCATCATTTCGCGCATGCCGGACGCCATCCTGTACCTGGCGAACCGCTGGGATCCCGCCAATGCCGCCGATGAGTCCGCCATCGGGCTGGGCGAAGTGCTCTTCCTCGCGGCGGCGTTCGTGGGCGTTGTCGCCGGTGCGGTGCTGCTGACCGTCGCCCAGCGGCGCATTCCCATCCAGCAGGCCAAGCACACCCGCGGGCGTCGCGTGTTCGGCGGGCAGAAGCACTACCTGCCCCTGCGCGTCAACCACGCGGGCGTGATGCCCATCATCTTCGCCAGTTCGCTCATGGTGATCCCCTCCGTCGCCTTCGGCATGCTCGCCGGGCAGGCGTCGGGCTCCGGGGCGCCGGGCTGGTGGCAATGGCTGACGGGACTCCTGGCCAGCAGTTTCGAAATGGGATCGTTCCCGTACATTCTCTGCCAGATCATTCTGATCTACGTGTTCAGCTACCTCTGGACGACGATCCAGTTCAGCCCGGAGGACATGGCCAAGCAGCTCAAGGATCACGGGAGTTTCATCCCCGGCCTGCGCCCCGGGCCGCGTACGGCGGAGTACCTCGAATCGGTGATGGAACGCATCACCTACGTCGGCGCCGGCTTCCTGGCGATCATCGCCATCATTCCCGAACTCGTCTCCACCCGCATGAACATTCCGTTCAACGTCGCGTCGTTCCTCGGCGGGACGGGACTGCTCATCGTGGTCGCGGTGGGGCTGGACCTGGTGCAGCGCATCGAGGCCAATCTGCTCATGCGCAACTACCAGGGCTTCCTGGGCACCGGCGGCAAGGTCCGCGGGAGGCGCGGCTGA
- the map gene encoding type I methionyl aminopeptidase, producing the protein MARTLVNDGRGAVPAEPALPARARSGSRWFGRSRRPRQTDRPGPEFKSPAQIESMRAAGRVVRRALEAASRACVCGATTGDVNEAACRVIQASGGDGLFRNYPTYRAGEGFPGDVCVSVNEEIVHGIPGARVLCDGDIVTVDCGVRLNGWCADAAVTVPVGPVSRPVEKLVRVTREVLAEAIEAIRPGRRWSEVARIMQGLADSAGFGVVREFVGHGIGRVLHELPQAPAYVNRAFTRWHDFDLEVGMTLAVEPMLTLGNPSPVTLEDGWTVVTADRLPACHVEHTIAVTPRGADVLTDGR; encoded by the coding sequence ATGGCGCGAACGCTGGTGAATGACGGTCGCGGCGCCGTCCCGGCGGAGCCGGCGCTTCCGGCGCGCGCCCGGTCGGGTTCACGCTGGTTCGGTCGTTCACGCCGCCCCCGTCAAACAGACCGCCCCGGACCGGAGTTCAAGTCGCCCGCCCAGATCGAGTCGATGCGGGCGGCGGGACGCGTCGTGCGACGCGCCCTGGAGGCCGCCTCGCGGGCCTGCGTGTGCGGCGCCACCACCGGCGACGTCAACGAGGCGGCCTGCCGCGTCATCCAGGCGTCGGGAGGCGATGGGCTCTTTCGCAACTACCCCACCTACCGCGCCGGGGAGGGGTTTCCCGGCGATGTCTGCGTGTCGGTCAATGAGGAGATCGTGCATGGCATTCCCGGCGCCCGGGTGCTGTGCGACGGAGACATCGTTACGGTTGATTGCGGCGTGCGGCTCAACGGCTGGTGCGCCGACGCGGCGGTGACGGTGCCGGTGGGCCCGGTGTCGCGCCCGGTGGAGAAACTGGTCCGGGTGACCCGCGAGGTGCTGGCGGAGGCGATCGAGGCGATTCGACCGGGCCGCCGCTGGAGCGAAGTGGCCCGGATCATGCAGGGGCTGGCCGACAGCGCCGGGTTCGGCGTGGTGCGGGAGTTCGTGGGTCACGGCATCGGCCGGGTGCTTCACGAGCTGCCCCAGGCGCCGGCCTACGTCAACCGCGCGTTCACCCGCTGGCATGACTTTGACCTGGAGGTGGGGATGACGCTGGCCGTGGAGCCCATGCTGACGCTGGGAAACCCCTCGCCGGTGACGCTGGAGGACGGTTGGACGGTGGTGACGGCGGATCGGCTGCCCGCGTGCCACGTCGAGCATACAATCGCAGTCACACCACGAGGCGCGGATGTTCTGACCGACGGTCGGTGA
- the infA gene encoding translation initiation factor IF-1 produces the protein MAKEDKITLEAEVTEALPDAKFRVRLENNQEILAYVSGKMRKFFIRILPGDRVTVELSPYDLTKGRIIFRK, from the coding sequence ATGGCGAAAGAAGACAAGATCACGCTTGAGGCCGAGGTCACCGAGGCGCTGCCGGACGCGAAGTTCCGGGTGCGCCTGGAGAACAATCAGGAGATTCTGGCCTACGTGAGCGGCAAGATGCGGAAGTTCTTCATCCGCATCCTGCCGGGAGACCGGGTGACCGTGGAGCTCAGCCCCTACGACCTGACCAAGGGCCGCATCATTTTCCGCAAGTAG
- the rpmJ gene encoding 50S ribosomal protein L36 — protein sequence MKVRSSIKRRTKDCQIIRRKGKLFVINKKNPRLKQRQG from the coding sequence ATGAAGGTTCGAAGCAGCATCAAGCGACGCACGAAGGATTGCCAGATCATCCGTCGGAAGGGCAAGCTGTTCGTGATCAACAAGAAGAACCCGCGTCTGAAGCAGCGCCAGGGTTGA
- the rpsM gene encoding 30S ribosomal protein S13, producing MPRIAGIDIPEKKKIRYALQYIYGIGPKFADNILAEAAIDPDRRANTLSDQEVSTIAQIIDSGYIVEGALRRQVSQNIQRLRDIRCYRGERHRKGLPVRGQRTRTNARTRKGRKKTVAGKKGVKG from the coding sequence ATGCCACGTATCGCCGGCATCGACATTCCCGAGAAGAAGAAGATCCGCTACGCCCTGCAGTACATCTACGGCATCGGGCCAAAGTTCGCGGACAACATCCTGGCGGAGGCCGCCATTGATCCCGACCGGCGCGCCAACACGCTGTCGGACCAGGAAGTCTCGACGATCGCGCAGATCATCGACTCCGGGTACATCGTGGAAGGCGCGCTGCGTCGCCAGGTGTCGCAGAACATCCAGCGGCTGCGCGACATCCGGTGCTACCGGGGCGAGCGGCATCGCAAGGGCCTGCCCGTCCGCGGGCAGCGCACCCGCACCAACGCCCGCACGCGCAAGGGCCGCAAGAAGACCGTGGCCGGCAAGAAGGGCGTGAAGGGTTGA
- the rpsK gene encoding 30S ribosomal protein S11, with the protein MAKKKKVRKNVLKGIAHVKATFNNTIITITDMNGEALCCDSGGSMGFKGARKSTPFAATRAAERVASKAKRLGMREVEVRVKGPGSGRESAITGLEHNGLRVTAVEDHTPIPHNGCRAPKRRRV; encoded by the coding sequence ATGGCGAAGAAGAAGAAAGTCCGCAAGAACGTCTTGAAGGGAATCGCCCACGTGAAGGCGACCTTCAACAACACCATCATCACCATCACCGACATGAACGGTGAGGCGCTGTGCTGCGACTCGGGCGGGTCGATGGGCTTCAAAGGCGCCCGCAAGAGCACGCCATTCGCCGCCACCCGCGCCGCAGAGCGCGTGGCGTCCAAGGCCAAGCGACTGGGCATGCGCGAGGTGGAAGTGCGGGTGAAGGGCCCCGGCAGCGGGCGCGAGAGCGCCATCACCGGGCTCGAGCACAACGGGCTTCGCGTGACCGCCGTGGAGGATCACACGCCCATTCCGCACAACGGCTGCCGCGCTCCCAAGCGGCGCCGCGTGTGA
- a CDS encoding DNA-directed RNA polymerase subunit alpha, whose translation MHVRWRGLELPARVEVDRKSLTRTFGRFTAEPFERGFGTTVGNSLRRILLSSLEGAAVTKVKITGVTHEFSTLPGVMEDATDIILNIKNLVVSMDSDEPKTMRLAATGPGEVTADLIEADTAITIHNPELVICTLTSERDIEIEFTVARGRGYVPASEQYSRHDDQVIGEIPIDAIYSPVQRVRYKTEDTRVGQKTNYDKLILDIWTDGTITPEMALVEASKILRKHLNPFVQYFEMGDATVSAEARAAAGVDEELIRKLNMVLADMDLSVRATNCLASAQLRTVADLVQKTEAELLTYRSFGKTSLREVVKKLEELGLHLGMKLPEGYAPAQPTA comes from the coding sequence ATGCATGTTCGATGGCGCGGACTGGAACTGCCCGCCCGGGTGGAAGTGGACCGCAAGTCGCTCACCAGGACGTTCGGCCGATTCACGGCCGAACCCTTCGAGCGCGGGTTCGGCACCACGGTGGGCAACTCGCTTCGTCGCATTCTGCTCTCGTCGCTGGAAGGCGCCGCGGTCACCAAGGTCAAGATCACCGGTGTGACCCACGAGTTCTCCACGCTGCCAGGCGTGATGGAGGACGCCACCGACATCATCCTCAACATCAAGAACCTCGTCGTGAGCATGGACAGCGACGAGCCCAAGACCATGCGGCTGGCCGCCACCGGGCCCGGCGAAGTGACGGCGGACCTGATCGAGGCCGACACCGCGATCACCATTCACAACCCCGAGCTGGTCATCTGCACCCTGACCAGCGAGCGCGACATCGAGATCGAGTTCACCGTGGCCAGGGGCCGCGGCTACGTGCCCGCCAGCGAGCAGTATTCGCGTCATGACGACCAGGTGATCGGCGAAATCCCCATCGACGCCATCTACTCGCCCGTGCAGCGCGTGCGCTACAAGACCGAGGACACGCGCGTGGGCCAGAAGACCAACTACGACAAGCTGATCCTCGACATCTGGACCGACGGGACGATCACCCCGGAAATGGCCCTGGTCGAGGCCTCGAAGATCCTGCGCAAGCACCTCAACCCGTTCGTGCAGTACTTCGAGATGGGCGACGCCACCGTGTCCGCCGAGGCCCGCGCCGCCGCCGGCGTGGACGAGGAGCTCATCCGCAAGCTCAACATGGTGCTGGCGGACATGGATCTTTCGGTGCGTGCGACCAACTGCCTGGCCTCCGCCCAGCTGCGCACCGTGGCCGACCTGGTGCAGAAGACCGAGGCCGAGCTGCTCACCTATCGCTCGTTCGGCAAGACGTCGCTGCGCGAAGTCGTCAAGAAACTCGAGGAACTGGGGCTTCACCTGGGCATGAAGCTGCCCGAGGGCTACGCGCCCGCTCAACCGACCGCCTGA
- the rplQ gene encoding 50S ribosomal protein L17, with protein MRHRINGRRLNKDSEHRTAMFRNLAAGLFEHGEIRTTLPKARAVQPFVERLITIAKRGTLAARRELESRLNDRVIHAWVADPNVKDEHKENAWFDLPAAEDIKFNRYGELKKGPRLIQHIMTKVAPMFRDRDGGYTRIVKLDAHRLGDGADYVLLQLVGREEGPQVGGRKSTRRAIANRRAAYAAKLRKGAATEAKSEQPVETANTESGSEPAAS; from the coding sequence ATGCGACACCGAATCAACGGACGACGACTCAACAAGGACAGCGAGCATCGCACCGCGATGTTCCGCAATCTCGCCGCCGGGCTGTTCGAGCACGGCGAGATCCGCACCACCCTGCCCAAGGCCAGGGCGGTGCAGCCCTTTGTTGAGCGCCTGATCACCATCGCCAAGCGCGGCACGCTCGCCGCCCGGCGCGAACTGGAGAGCCGTCTCAACGACCGCGTCATTCACGCCTGGGTCGCCGACCCCAACGTGAAGGATGAGCACAAGGAGAACGCCTGGTTCGATCTTCCCGCGGCGGAGGACATCAAGTTCAACCGCTATGGCGAACTCAAGAAGGGCCCCCGGCTCATCCAGCACATCATGACCAAGGTCGCGCCCATGTTCCGCGATCGCGACGGCGGCTACACCCGCATCGTGAAACTGGACGCCCATCGGCTCGGCGACGGCGCGGATTACGTACTGCTGCAGCTCGTCGGACGCGAGGAAGGCCCCCAGGTGGGCGGGCGCAAGTCCACCCGTCGGGCCATCGCCAATCGCCGCGCCGCCTACGCCGCCAAGCTCCGCAAGGGCGCCGCGACCGAGGCGAAGTCGGAGCAGCCCGTCGAGACGGCAAACACAGAATCCGGCTCGGAGCCGGCCGCGTCCTGA